The following coding sequences lie in one Angustibacter luteus genomic window:
- the smc gene encoding chromosome segregation protein SMC: MYLKSLTLRGFKSFASATTLNLEPGITCVVGPNGSGKSNVVDALSWVMGEQGAKSLRGGKMEDVIFAGTSGRPPLGRAEVSLTIDNTDGALPIEYSEVTISRTMFRGGGSEYTINGTACRLLDVQELLSDSGIGREMHVIVGQGQLDAVLRATPEERRGFIEEAAGVLKHRKRKEKALRKLEAMQANLTRVSDLTSEIRRQLGPLGRQAEVARKAVVVQTDLRDARLRLLADDLVQLTGTLEAEVADETALRARRAEVEHVLGQARERVSHLEQVSQAEAPTLARAQETWYRLSSLRERLRSTEGVARERLRLLASDTDAGQPSGRDPEQLAAQAGELREQERALGDEIAGHREVLTAAVEERAGLEQALAQAQKELAVRQRAAADRREGLARLSGQVAARRSRIEAAQAEVGRLSEATAEAQARGADAEREFTALEGQVAGVERGEQGLDAEHEQASATLERAEAEVERLRDAERVAERERATWTARREALELGLARKDGGGELLAASDQLSGVLGSVATLLTVEAGHEQAVAAALGAAADAVAVDSLDTAVSALRMLRSKDAGQAGLVVGAGHPSGAVPPADDPSRWPALPGGARWARELVQAPESVRASLEQLLRRVAVVPDLDAATALVRALPDCTAVTADGDVLAPGLVRGGSASAPSLLEVQAAADEAGDNAASATRRAEQARFALAAAQQSAQDALDRVEAALERLHDSDAQHAAVAERLGQLGAAVRSAHAEAERSRRAAETAAQALDADRAALAELEQRLAAAEQEPELEGEPSSAERDRLDAASSAARAAETEARLALRTAEERGRAVTARAEALEQAVREEHQARERAAQRLARRQREAEVAHAVQVAATYTHDLLSRSLDVATRERDAAQTARSHREAELADVRGQLRQREDELRELTDSVHKDEVARTQQRLRIETLQAKAVEELGIDPDVLVEEYGPHQLVPPSVPVPGDPEPETAPEPAPYVREQQEKRLRKAERALALLGRVNPLALEEYSALEERHKFLTEQLADLGRSRTDLMDIVKEVDQRVEQVFTAAYHDTAAQFERVFARLFPGGEGRLVLTDPDDMLTTGIEVEARPPGKKVKRLSLLSGGERSLTAVALLVAIFKARPSPFYVMDEVEAALDDTNLGRLIVIMEELRESSQLIVITHQKRTMEVADALYGVTMRGDGVTTVVSQRLREASSA, encoded by the coding sequence TCGCGGACGATGTTCCGCGGCGGCGGCTCCGAGTACACGATCAACGGCACGGCGTGCCGGCTGCTGGACGTCCAGGAGCTGCTGTCGGACTCGGGCATCGGCCGCGAGATGCACGTCATCGTCGGGCAGGGCCAGCTGGACGCCGTGCTGCGCGCCACGCCCGAGGAGCGACGCGGGTTCATCGAGGAGGCCGCCGGCGTCCTGAAGCACCGCAAGCGCAAGGAGAAGGCGCTTCGCAAGCTCGAGGCGATGCAGGCGAACCTGACCCGGGTCAGCGACCTGACGTCGGAGATCCGGCGCCAGCTCGGGCCGCTGGGCCGCCAGGCCGAGGTGGCCCGCAAGGCGGTCGTGGTGCAGACCGACCTGCGCGACGCGCGGCTGCGGCTGCTCGCCGACGACCTGGTGCAGCTGACCGGCACGCTCGAGGCCGAGGTGGCCGACGAGACCGCGTTGCGGGCCCGCCGGGCCGAGGTCGAGCATGTGCTGGGCCAGGCCCGCGAGCGGGTGTCCCACCTCGAGCAGGTCAGCCAGGCCGAGGCGCCGACCCTGGCCCGTGCGCAGGAGACCTGGTACCGGCTGTCCAGCCTGCGCGAGCGGCTGCGCTCCACCGAGGGCGTGGCCCGTGAGCGGCTGCGGCTGCTGGCCAGCGACACCGACGCCGGCCAGCCCAGCGGACGCGATCCCGAGCAGCTGGCCGCCCAGGCGGGCGAGCTGCGTGAGCAGGAGCGGGCGCTGGGCGACGAGATCGCCGGCCACCGCGAGGTGCTCACCGCGGCGGTCGAGGAGCGGGCGGGGCTCGAGCAGGCGCTCGCCCAGGCACAGAAGGAGCTGGCGGTGCGCCAGCGCGCTGCGGCCGACCGTCGCGAGGGCCTGGCCCGGCTGTCCGGCCAGGTAGCCGCCCGGCGCAGCCGGATCGAGGCCGCGCAGGCTGAGGTCGGGCGGCTCTCCGAGGCCACCGCCGAGGCGCAGGCCCGAGGGGCGGACGCAGAGCGCGAGTTCACCGCGCTCGAGGGTCAGGTCGCTGGCGTGGAGCGTGGCGAGCAGGGACTGGACGCCGAGCACGAGCAGGCCAGCGCGACGCTCGAGCGCGCCGAGGCCGAGGTCGAGCGGCTGCGCGACGCCGAGCGGGTCGCCGAGCGCGAGCGCGCCACCTGGACGGCCCGCCGCGAGGCGCTCGAGCTCGGTCTGGCCCGCAAGGACGGCGGCGGCGAGCTGCTGGCCGCCAGCGACCAGCTGTCCGGGGTGCTGGGCTCGGTCGCCACGCTGCTGACCGTCGAGGCGGGCCACGAGCAGGCCGTGGCCGCCGCGCTCGGTGCCGCCGCGGATGCGGTGGCCGTGGACTCGTTGGACACTGCCGTCTCCGCCCTGCGGATGCTGCGCAGCAAGGACGCCGGGCAGGCCGGCCTCGTGGTCGGTGCCGGGCACCCGAGCGGCGCCGTGCCGCCGGCCGACGACCCGAGCCGCTGGCCCGCGCTGCCGGGCGGTGCCCGCTGGGCCCGCGAGCTCGTCCAGGCCCCCGAGTCGGTCCGCGCGTCGCTGGAGCAGCTGCTGCGCCGGGTCGCGGTCGTGCCCGACCTCGACGCGGCGACCGCGCTGGTCCGGGCGCTGCCGGACTGCACCGCGGTGACCGCGGACGGCGACGTGCTCGCTCCCGGACTCGTGCGGGGTGGGTCGGCCAGTGCGCCGAGCCTGCTCGAGGTGCAGGCCGCCGCCGACGAGGCCGGTGACAACGCCGCGTCGGCCACCCGCCGCGCCGAGCAGGCCCGGTTCGCCCTCGCCGCGGCCCAGCAGTCCGCGCAGGACGCGCTCGACCGGGTGGAGGCAGCGCTGGAGCGGCTGCACGACTCCGACGCCCAGCACGCCGCCGTGGCCGAGCGGCTGGGGCAGCTCGGTGCCGCCGTTCGCTCCGCGCACGCGGAGGCCGAGCGGTCCCGGCGCGCAGCGGAGACCGCCGCGCAGGCGCTGGACGCCGACCGGGCGGCGCTGGCCGAGCTGGAGCAGCGGCTCGCCGCGGCCGAGCAGGAGCCCGAGCTGGAGGGCGAGCCGTCCAGCGCTGAGCGGGACCGCCTCGACGCGGCGTCCAGCGCTGCCCGCGCTGCGGAGACCGAGGCCCGGCTCGCCCTGCGCACCGCCGAGGAACGGGGCCGGGCGGTGACCGCGCGGGCCGAGGCGCTGGAGCAGGCGGTCCGCGAGGAGCACCAGGCTCGCGAGCGCGCCGCGCAGCGGCTGGCCCGTCGCCAGCGCGAGGCGGAGGTCGCGCACGCCGTCCAGGTGGCCGCGACGTACACCCACGACCTGCTCAGCCGTTCGCTGGACGTGGCGACGCGGGAGCGCGACGCCGCGCAGACCGCGCGCTCGCACCGCGAGGCGGAGCTGGCCGACGTGCGCGGGCAGCTGCGCCAGCGCGAGGACGAGCTGCGCGAGCTGACGGACTCGGTGCACAAGGACGAGGTCGCGCGCACGCAGCAGCGGCTGCGCATCGAGACGCTGCAGGCCAAGGCCGTCGAGGAGCTCGGCATCGACCCCGACGTGCTGGTCGAGGAGTACGGGCCGCACCAGCTGGTGCCGCCGTCCGTCCCGGTCCCCGGTGACCCGGAGCCCGAGACGGCGCCGGAGCCGGCCCCCTACGTGCGCGAGCAGCAGGAGAAGCGGCTGCGCAAGGCCGAGCGCGCGCTGGCCCTGCTCGGCCGGGTGAACCCGCTGGCGCTGGAGGAGTACTCGGCCCTGGAGGAGCGGCACAAGTTCCTCACCGAGCAGCTCGCCGACCTCGGTCGCAGCCGCACCGACCTGATGGACATCGTCAAGGAGGTCGACCAGCGGGTCGAGCAGGTCTTCACGGCGGCCTACCACGACACCGCGGCGCAGTTCGAACGCGTCTTCGCCCGGCTCTTTCCCGGTGGTGAGGGCCGGCTGGTGCTGACCGACCCCGACGACATGCTCACCACCGGGATCGAGGTCGAGGCGCGCCCGCCGGGCAAGAAGGTCAAGCGGCTCTCGCTGCTGTCCGGTGGGGAGCGCTCGCTGACGGCGGTGGCGCTGCTCGTCGCGATCTTCAAGGCTCGACCGAGCCCGTTCTACGTGATGGACGAGGTGGAGGCCGCCCTCGACGACACCAACCTGGGCCGGCTGATCGTGATCATGGAGGAGCTGCGCGAGTCCAGCCAGCTGATCGTGATCACCCATCAGAAGCGGACGATGGAGGTCGCCGACGCGCTGTACGGCGTCACGATGCGTGGTGACGGTGTGACCACTGTGGTGAGCCAACGCCTGCGCGAGGCCAGCAGCGCCTGA